The DNA sequence GACTGCGGTTTTAAGGTGAAAAGAATCGGTAATGTTTCAGATCTCCTTGAGAAGATAGATAATCTTGGCGTAGATATTGTTTTTAATATTTCTGAAGGGTTGTCCGGCAGGAACAGGGAATCCCAGGTGCCGATATTATTGGAAATGGCAGGTATCCCTTTTGTCGGGGCAGATGCCTTGACATTGAGCCTGACGTTAGACAAGATTATGGCAAAGAAGATTTTTATTGCCGAAGGGATTCCCACCCCGAAGTTTTTTGAAATAAAGGCGCCAGAGGCGCTATTGAATACCAACCATTTTAAGTTCCCCCTGATCGTAAAGCCGCGTTTTGAAGGCTCATCCAAAGGCCTGACCGAAAATTCCCGCGTAGAAAATACCCAAGAATTAAAAAAGCAGGTTGAATATATAGTGAATACTTATAAGCAGCCCGCTCTAATCGAAGAGTTTATCCGGGGTGAGGAATTTACGGTTGCGATAGTCGGTAACGACCAGCCTGAAGTTATGCCAATCGTGCAGATAAAGATAGATGGGCGATTTAAACTCAATGATAAATTTTATACATTTGCGCGTATTCAATCAGACAGGCTGGAATATATTTGTCCGGCGCGCATAAACAATGATTTAAAGGAAAAGATTTCCGAAATGGCTTTAAAAACATACAATGCCGTCGAATGCCGCGATTTCGGCAGGGTGGATTTCAGGGTAGATAACGACGGCCGTCCTTATGTATTAGAAATAAACCCCCTGCCTTCTTTATCTACGGAAGATGTATTTATGCTGGTGGCAAAGGAAATAGGAATTACTTACGAAGAGATAATCGGCAGAATATTAAACAGCGCGCTTAAGAGGTACGATTTTCCCGCCAAACGGGATCCCGCCACCAGATTAAATGATAGGCGGGAGAATTAAGATGAAGATAGCCATTGCCTATAACCTCAAGAAAAAAGACGAGACAAAGCCCGCAGATTATTTCTCGGAGTTTGATTCCGAAGAAACCATAGATGCCATATCCTGCGCGCTCAAACAAAAAGGGCATACGGTTGACCTGGTGGATGTCGAACAACCGCAGTTATTTTCTTATTTCAGGAAGAACCGCGTAGATATGGTTTTTAATATCGCAGAAGGCAAGTGCGGAAAATTCCGCGAATCAGAGATACCCGCGATACTAGACTATTTAGATATCCCGTATACCGGCTCAAATACCTTTTCTCTGGCCTTAGCGCTGAATAAGGCCCTCACTAAAAAAATACTGAAGGCAGAAAATATACCTACCCCCTGTTTTCAGGTTTTTTCAAAAGGAAACGAAGAATTGAATCCCGGACTAAAATTTCCTCTTATAGTAAAACCTAACCGCGAAGGTTCGGCTAAAGGCATAAATG is a window from the Candidatus Omnitrophota bacterium genome containing:
- a CDS encoding ATP-grasp domain-containing protein — protein: MKTVGLTYDLKTDYEFKKDDPPDANAEFDAPSTIKVIASAIQDCGFKVKRIGNVSDLLEKIDNLGVDIVFNISEGLSGRNRESQVPILLEMAGIPFVGADALTLSLTLDKIMAKKIFIAEGIPTPKFFEIKAPEALLNTNHFKFPLIVKPRFEGSSKGLTENSRVENTQELKKQVEYIVNTYKQPALIEEFIRGEEFTVAIVGNDQPEVMPIVQIKIDGRFKLNDKFYTFARIQSDRLEYICPARINNDLKEKISEMALKTYNAVECRDFGRVDFRVDNDGRPYVLEINPLPSLSTEDVFMLVAKEIGITYEEIIGRILNSALKRYDFPAKRDPATRLNDRREN